Proteins co-encoded in one Cytobacillus sp. NJ13 genomic window:
- a CDS encoding metalloregulator ArsR/SmtB family transcription factor, whose amino-acid sequence MQLNRLVAFYKTMGDPTRIRIVFLLAKGPLHGQAIAGKLGLTPPTITHHLNKLREINLVYQRRDKNTVYFYLNESVLKHQSGVLAKLADKEEVKKMEEQNLEGQKVIENFFTRDGKLKNIPAQRKKKLMVFEHLIKGLKMGKKYEEKELNEYIKQYHEDYATIRREFIINHYMYRENGIYELNPPEMWAKIEG is encoded by the coding sequence ATGCAATTAAATCGTTTAGTAGCTTTTTATAAGACAATGGGAGACCCAACCAGAATCAGGATTGTTTTTCTTCTTGCCAAAGGGCCTTTGCATGGACAGGCGATAGCGGGGAAGCTTGGCTTAACCCCGCCAACTATTACCCATCATTTAAATAAACTGAGGGAAATAAACCTCGTTTATCAGAGAAGAGATAAAAATACTGTTTATTTCTATTTAAATGAATCCGTACTGAAACATCAGTCAGGTGTTCTTGCGAAATTGGCAGATAAAGAGGAGGTTAAGAAAATGGAAGAACAAAATTTAGAAGGCCAGAAGGTTATTGAAAATTTCTTCACAAGAGATGGAAAACTGAAGAATATACCTGCACAGAGAAAGAAGAAACTCATGGTTTTTGAGCATCTAATCAAAGGGTTGAAAATGGGAAAAAAATATGAAGAAAAAGAGCTCAACGAATATATTAAACAGTATCATGAAGACTATGCTACGATACGCAGAGAATTTATAATTAATCATTATATGTACAGGGAAAATGGCATTTATGAATTAAATCCTCCAGAAATGTGGGCGAAAATAGAAGGGTAA
- a CDS encoding methylated-DNA--[protein]-cysteine S-methyltransferase translates to MTVRVYSKKNTPAGDIYIVIENGILSALYMGEEDFLEGEEVLSLQFDPSDSLIKKCTIQLEEYFGGQRKEFDIPIEPHGTEFQKAVWKELCLIPFGETRSYQDIAVKIGKEKAVRAIGQANKANRLPIIIPCHRVIGKNKSLTGYAGTRTEIKEVLLSLEGANYIK, encoded by the coding sequence ATGACAGTAAGAGTTTATTCTAAAAAAAACACACCGGCAGGAGACATTTACATTGTCATTGAAAATGGGATCCTTTCGGCTTTATACATGGGGGAAGAAGATTTTCTCGAAGGGGAAGAAGTTTTATCATTGCAATTTGATCCCTCCGACTCTTTAATCAAAAAGTGTACAATCCAGCTTGAGGAATACTTTGGCGGGCAAAGGAAAGAGTTCGACATCCCTATAGAACCTCATGGCACTGAATTTCAAAAAGCAGTCTGGAAAGAGCTTTGCCTAATCCCATTTGGTGAGACAAGAAGCTATCAGGACATTGCTGTCAAAATAGGGAAAGAAAAAGCAGTGCGGGCCATTGGTCAGGCAAACAAGGCCAATCGCCTTCCGATCATTATTCCGTGCCATCGGGTAATCGGAAAAAATAAATCATTAACCGGGTATGCAGGAACCCGAACTGAAATTAAAGAAGTACTGCTATCCCTCGAGGGGGCTAATTATATTAAATAG
- a CDS encoding PAS domain S-box protein, with the protein MNQEIRRLYARIETLEKENNSLSNDNSSKYNIFSRSKDGILIFDSQERIVDVNPSFAESLMMDKQHLIGRNLSDIVPKNRHFKLEKQRELLKRKESVRGILPIYNGRTIIEFDFTTSILNEGGLYMCILRDVTSKRLLERKVKKNEDLYADLFIEALDGIIFWRGNGEIIDANEAACRIFECTHDELLKKKIKDFVYEKSERYRSIVKEMFVKGSIRDELVFLMPNGQFKSLEFTVKLNSVEGYHMTIFRNVSERHAMEKSLRESEQKFRLIFEGALEGMLLWNDQFEIVDINQSGQRMLQMTKEELIGLSLYSILNDCNISDDELKEQIKNIHSAGQSDGNLSITLKSGRKKFFEFSNKLNIFSNISMTTFKDITEKLEMEEQLRKSDTLNVIGELAAGIAHEIRNPMTALKGFIQLLEGSVKEDHTMYFNVITTELSRIDSIINEFLILAKPQAVKFVEKDISQIMKETVDLLTAQAVLHNVQFRTYYAKNVPNVFCESNQMKKVFINIIKNAIEVMPKGGYITVSIQKGFDQKVHISIRDEGTGIPAHKIKKLGEPFYTTKERGTGLGLMVTYKIIEEHKGTIEVESKLGEGTVFHIYLPHILKAGMQ; encoded by the coding sequence ATGAATCAGGAAATCAGGAGACTCTATGCCAGGATTGAGACTTTGGAAAAGGAAAATAATAGTTTGTCCAATGATAATTCATCTAAATATAATATATTCTCACGCTCAAAAGATGGAATTTTAATTTTTGATAGCCAGGAGAGAATTGTTGATGTCAATCCTTCGTTTGCTGAAAGCTTAATGATGGATAAACAGCACCTTATTGGCAGGAACCTGTCTGACATCGTGCCCAAAAATAGGCATTTCAAGCTTGAAAAGCAAAGGGAACTGTTGAAGAGGAAGGAAAGTGTCAGGGGCATTCTGCCAATATATAACGGCAGAACGATAATAGAGTTTGATTTTACTACCAGCATCCTTAATGAAGGCGGTCTTTATATGTGCATATTAAGAGATGTAACAAGTAAGCGTCTCCTCGAACGGAAAGTGAAAAAGAATGAAGATTTGTATGCTGACCTATTTATCGAAGCCCTGGATGGAATCATTTTTTGGCGTGGGAATGGAGAAATCATCGATGCGAATGAAGCTGCTTGCCGAATTTTTGAATGTACTCATGATGAGCTTCTCAAAAAAAAGATAAAAGATTTTGTATATGAAAAATCGGAAAGATACAGAAGCATTGTTAAAGAGATGTTCGTTAAGGGAAGCATACGGGATGAGCTTGTTTTTCTTATGCCAAATGGCCAGTTCAAATCTTTGGAGTTTACTGTGAAATTGAACTCCGTTGAAGGCTACCATATGACTATCTTCAGAAATGTCAGTGAGCGTCACGCTATGGAAAAAAGCTTGAGGGAGAGCGAACAAAAATTCCGCTTGATATTTGAAGGTGCCCTTGAAGGTATGCTTCTCTGGAACGATCAGTTTGAAATAGTCGATATTAATCAATCAGGTCAGAGAATGCTTCAGATGACAAAAGAGGAGCTTATCGGTCTATCGCTGTATAGTATTTTGAATGACTGTAATATAAGCGATGATGAATTAAAGGAGCAGATAAAAAACATACACTCTGCTGGGCAATCAGACGGTAACCTTTCCATTACTCTGAAATCAGGCAGAAAGAAATTTTTTGAGTTTTCCAACAAGCTGAATATTTTTTCTAATATCAGTATGACAACATTTAAAGACATTACTGAGAAGCTGGAAATGGAAGAACAGCTTCGGAAATCAGACACTTTAAATGTCATTGGAGAATTGGCAGCAGGAATTGCCCACGAGATCAGAAACCCAATGACAGCTCTTAAAGGCTTTATACAGCTGCTGGAGGGCAGCGTGAAGGAAGATCATACTATGTATTTCAATGTGATTACCACGGAGCTTAGCAGGATTGATTCAATTATTAATGAATTTCTCATACTCGCTAAGCCTCAAGCTGTCAAGTTTGTGGAAAAAGACATATCTCAAATCATGAAGGAAACAGTCGATCTCCTTACTGCTCAGGCTGTGCTGCATAATGTTCAATTCAGGACTTATTATGCCAAGAACGTGCCCAATGTTTTCTGTGAATCCAATCAAATGAAAAAAGTCTTTATCAATATTATAAAAAATGCGATTGAAGTCATGCCTAAGGGTGGATATATTACTGTATCCATTCAGAAAGGGTTTGATCAAAAAGTTCACATATCCATTAGGGACGAAGGAACAGGAATTCCCGCGCATAAAATAAAAAAGCTTGGTGAACCTTTCTATACTACAAAGGAAAGAGGCACTGGACTTGGCTTAATGGTTACATATAAAATTATTGAAGAACATAAGGGAACAATTGAAGTGGAAAGCAAATTGGGGGAAGGAACTGTATTCCATATCTATTTGCCCCATATTTTAAAGGCGGGAATGCAATGA
- a CDS encoding methyl-accepting chemotaxis protein → MKGVRKFIPGKKERKESSKSKKLSIAKYLNKMASTKWWKNLKIGQKYGVALFVTIGLFTVSTVLTFLLLTIANSKLEIVKDSGEKAIKITESAATFHHKGSTIGNFIIDSNPKHLKTFDELTEDFNKLKEEISPELSDSKLKALFRQIDENDQKITSLFHDVIEPEVKLQHAREYRLGKLQADNLISETVDKLNTLSSMMKEDQQKAVTSAKSGLILTLIVLGISIIISAILGIASILFIGRIISKKLTAIVQFSDDIAGGNLNADSVEYEGDDEVAQLSRAMNSMKIKLQTMIQEINAVSGYVTERSGELNIAANEVKAASQQVASTMQELSGGAEDQAGSATRLSLMMDEYLEKVKEASYSGNEIKSASTEVLSLTENGNKLMKESQEQMGLINQIMKSSVDKVNGLDDQTKQISRLVKVIKEIADQTNLLALNAAIEAARAGEHGRGFAVVADEVRKLAEQVSFSVSDITKIVGGIQAESNSVATSLQTGYVQVEKGTEQIQLTGQTFQKIYEAVNSMSTNVSDISRSLEQVSINSSHMNQSIGSIAAVSEESAAGIEQTSASMAQTNHSMEEISDNAQSLSELAEQLNEMIAKFKL, encoded by the coding sequence TTGAAAGGGGTAAGAAAATTTATACCGGGCAAGAAGGAAAGAAAAGAATCGTCGAAGTCAAAAAAGCTTAGCATAGCCAAGTATTTAAATAAAATGGCCAGCACGAAATGGTGGAAGAACCTGAAGATTGGCCAGAAATACGGGGTTGCGCTTTTTGTGACCATTGGGCTATTCACGGTTTCCACTGTTCTTACTTTCTTATTGCTGACAATTGCCAATTCAAAACTGGAGATTGTTAAGGATTCTGGGGAAAAAGCCATTAAGATTACTGAATCAGCGGCCACTTTTCATCATAAAGGGAGCACGATAGGAAACTTTATCATTGACTCCAATCCCAAACATTTAAAAACATTTGATGAGCTGACAGAGGATTTTAATAAATTGAAAGAGGAAATTTCTCCAGAGCTAAGCGATTCAAAATTAAAAGCCCTTTTTAGGCAAATTGATGAAAATGATCAAAAAATCACCAGTTTATTTCATGATGTCATCGAGCCAGAAGTGAAACTGCAGCATGCAAGAGAATATAGGCTGGGAAAATTGCAGGCAGATAATCTCATTTCTGAAACGGTCGATAAATTAAATACCCTCAGCAGTATGATGAAAGAGGATCAGCAAAAGGCTGTGACTTCTGCTAAATCTGGTCTTATCCTTACTTTAATAGTGCTTGGCATTTCCATCATCATTTCTGCTATCCTGGGAATCGCGAGTATCCTTTTTATAGGACGTATTATTTCTAAAAAACTAACTGCCATTGTCCAATTCTCAGATGATATTGCAGGAGGAAACCTCAATGCAGATTCAGTGGAATATGAAGGTGATGATGAAGTAGCACAGCTTAGCAGAGCCATGAATTCCATGAAAATAAAACTGCAGACCATGATTCAGGAAATTAATGCGGTTTCTGGGTATGTGACTGAAAGAAGCGGAGAACTGAATATTGCTGCAAATGAAGTGAAAGCAGCCAGTCAGCAGGTTGCTTCAACCATGCAGGAACTATCCGGAGGAGCTGAGGATCAGGCGGGCTCTGCAACACGTTTATCTTTAATGATGGACGAGTACCTGGAAAAAGTGAAAGAAGCTTCATACAGCGGTAATGAAATAAAGAGTGCTTCCACAGAGGTGCTATCGCTTACTGAGAATGGAAACAAGCTAATGAAGGAATCCCAGGAACAAATGGGATTAATTAACCAAATAATGAAGTCATCTGTGGACAAGGTAAATGGACTCGATGATCAGACAAAGCAAATCTCCAGATTAGTTAAGGTAATAAAAGAAATTGCAGACCAGACCAACCTGCTGGCATTAAATGCAGCAATTGAAGCAGCCAGAGCCGGTGAGCATGGAAGAGGTTTTGCAGTAGTGGCAGATGAAGTGAGGAAACTGGCTGAGCAGGTATCATTCTCGGTTTCAGATATCACTAAGATTGTCGGGGGCATTCAAGCAGAGTCAAACAGTGTGGCCACGTCACTTCAAACAGGCTATGTTCAAGTTGAAAAAGGAACTGAGCAAATTCAATTGACGGGACAAACATTCCAGAAAATTTACGAGGCAGTTAACTCAATGTCAACTAATGTCAGTGACATATCCCGAAGCCTCGAACAGGTTTCCATAAATTCTTCCCATATGAACCAGTCCATTGGCAGTATTGCCGCAGTATCCGAGGAATCTGCTGCAGGCATCGAACAAACGAGTGCATCAATGGCTCAGACTAATCATTCAATGGAGGAAATCTCAGACAATGCGCAATCCTTGTCGGAATTGGCAGAACAATTAAATGAGATGATTGCAAAATTCAAATTGTAA
- a CDS encoding acyltransferase family protein, with protein MKQRDFYFDNTKFILIFFVVFGHLLRSFIEDNETIYTLYKVIYTFHMPAFILVSGFFAKGFYKKGYIKKIAKKLILPYIIFQVIYSIFYYFLYNKGTFELDPFNPHWSLWFLISMFSWNIMLLFFAKYKAVYSLAAAFIIGLAVGYADWISNYLSLSRTFVFFPLFLLGYYLKKEHFYALFQPKFRISALAIFAVVFIGFYLYPEVDYKWLLGSKPYTEMGTASIGAVFARLSFYVLSLIMVFSFFAFVPRKQYFFTDLGKNTLYVYLLHGFFVRVFRESDVQGFFSKPENFLLLAGISLLLTLLLSSKLITSFAQPIIELKTSQLKKLKDRSKAYARFYRKKLTS; from the coding sequence ATGAAACAACGTGACTTTTACTTCGACAACACGAAGTTTATCTTAATCTTCTTTGTCGTTTTCGGACATTTACTCCGCTCTTTTATTGAAGATAATGAAACAATCTATACTTTATATAAGGTAATCTACACGTTCCATATGCCAGCATTTATACTGGTATCAGGTTTTTTTGCAAAAGGCTTTTATAAAAAAGGCTATATAAAGAAAATTGCCAAAAAGCTCATACTGCCATATATTATTTTTCAGGTTATTTATTCGATTTTCTATTATTTTTTATATAACAAAGGCACCTTTGAGTTGGATCCTTTTAATCCGCATTGGTCTTTATGGTTCCTGATCAGCATGTTCTCCTGGAATATCATGCTTTTATTCTTTGCAAAGTATAAAGCTGTTTATTCCCTGGCAGCTGCTTTTATCATTGGGCTTGCTGTCGGATATGCCGATTGGATTTCAAACTATTTAAGTTTATCCAGAACATTTGTGTTCTTTCCTTTATTCCTATTGGGATATTATTTAAAGAAGGAGCATTTTTATGCGCTATTCCAGCCAAAGTTCAGAATTAGTGCATTAGCTATTTTTGCTGTAGTCTTTATAGGCTTTTATCTATACCCTGAAGTGGATTATAAGTGGCTGCTTGGCTCAAAGCCATATACTGAAATGGGGACAGCTTCGATTGGGGCAGTCTTTGCGAGATTGAGCTTTTATGTCCTAAGTTTAATTATGGTATTTAGCTTCTTTGCTTTTGTGCCCCGCAAACAATATTTCTTTACTGATTTAGGAAAAAATACACTTTATGTCTATCTGCTTCACGGATTCTTTGTACGAGTATTCAGGGAAAGTGATGTACAGGGCTTTTTCAGCAAACCGGAAAACTTCCTGCTGCTTGCCGGAATATCGCTGCTGCTGACTTTGCTTCTCTCAAGCAAACTGATTACTTCATTTGCGCAGCCTATTATAGAACTGAAAACATCACAGCTAAAGAAGCTAAAAGATAGATCAAAGGCATATGCCAGATTTTATCGTAAAAAACTTACAAGTTAG
- a CDS encoding lactate utilization protein C, protein MNGTIQNRDAFLNKIAGRLGRKNRITGVERPEWSFNPQDAVLKEADADELLEALKTQCTKIHTDLVVTSAANLTETLKEIVAQYGGGPVVTWKDDRYRQFGLTPLFKEIWPKEKVDVYEWDYSEEGRNIEYAEHANIGITVSEITLAESGTAVLFSSKDHGRTVSFLPAASIILIPKSTLVPRMTQAARIIRERLNSGQQAPSCINFITGPSNSADIEMNLVVGVHGPVKAAYIVIEDL, encoded by the coding sequence GTGAATGGAACAATTCAGAATCGAGATGCTTTTTTAAATAAAATTGCAGGCAGATTGGGCAGGAAAAATAGAATTACTGGAGTCGAAAGACCGGAATGGAGCTTTAACCCGCAGGATGCAGTCTTGAAAGAAGCAGATGCTGATGAGCTTCTTGAAGCTTTAAAGACTCAGTGTACGAAAATCCACACAGACCTTGTTGTAACCAGTGCTGCCAATTTGACTGAAACTCTCAAAGAAATTGTAGCCCAATATGGCGGGGGGCCAGTTGTGACCTGGAAGGATGACCGCTATAGACAGTTTGGGCTTACACCGCTATTTAAGGAAATTTGGCCAAAAGAGAAAGTGGATGTATATGAATGGGATTATTCTGAAGAAGGAAGAAATATAGAATACGCAGAACATGCTAATATCGGCATCACGGTCAGTGAAATAACCCTGGCTGAATCAGGCACAGCAGTCTTGTTCAGCAGCAAGGATCACGGGCGGACAGTCAGCTTTCTCCCTGCTGCGTCGATCATCCTTATTCCGAAAAGCACCCTGGTCCCGCGCATGACACAGGCAGCAAGGATCATTAGGGAAAGGCTAAACTCAGGGCAGCAGGCACCTTCCTGCATTAATTTCATTACTGGACCAAGCAACTCTGCTGATATTGAGATGAACCTCGTTGTTGGTGTACATGGGCCTGTTAAAGCTGCGTATATTGTTATTGAAGATTTATAA
- a CDS encoding LutB/LldF family L-lactate oxidation iron-sulfur protein, which translates to MAMKIGTNDFKDRVDSGISNSFMRGAVSGAQERLQTRRLDAAAELGNWEEWRSLSEEIRQHVLENLDFYLYQLSENVAKRGGHVFFAETAEEASAYIREVIERKNARKVVKSKSMVTEEIHLNASLEEAGCQVIETDLGEYILQVDDHDPPSHIVAPALHKNKEQIRDVFAEKLNYQNTEKPEELAWHAREMLRHEYLTADVGITGCNFAVAETGSITLVTNEGNADLVTALPKTQITVMGMERLVPTYEEMEVLVSMLTRSAVGQKLTSYITVLTGPKEELDVDGPEEFHLVVVDNGRSSILGGEFHSILQCIRCAACVNVCPVYRHVGGHSYGSIYSGPIGAVLSPLLGGYDDYKELPYASTLCGACTEACPVKIPLHELLHKHRQVIVEKEGRAPVSEKMTMKAFGLGAASPSLYKLGSKLAPAAMNPFTTGGRITKGPGPLKAWTEIRDFPAPTKERFRDWFKNRQKGGGQQ; encoded by the coding sequence TTGGGAAGAATGGCGGTCGCTTTCAGAAGAAATTCGCCAGCATGTACTTGAAAATCTGGATTTTTACTTATACCAGCTCAGCGAAAATGTAGCTAAAAGGGGGGGGCACGTTTTTTTTGCTGAAACTGCAGAAGAAGCCTCTGCCTATATACGGGAAGTAATTGAAAGGAAGAATGCAAGAAAAGTAGTTAAATCAAAATCGATGGTAACCGAAGAGATTCATTTAAATGCCTCACTGGAAGAGGCCGGATGCCAGGTCATTGAAACTGATTTGGGGGAATACATCCTTCAGGTGGACGACCATGATCCCCCTTCACATATAGTGGCGCCTGCACTTCATAAGAATAAAGAGCAGATTCGGGATGTGTTTGCAGAAAAACTGAACTATCAGAACACAGAAAAGCCGGAAGAACTTGCATGGCATGCAAGAGAAATGCTGCGCCACGAATACTTAACCGCAGATGTTGGCATTACGGGCTGCAACTTCGCTGTTGCGGAAACCGGTTCAATCACTCTAGTGACTAATGAAGGCAATGCTGATCTTGTCACTGCCTTGCCTAAGACGCAAATTACGGTAATGGGCATGGAAAGACTGGTTCCGACTTATGAGGAAATGGAAGTGCTTGTCAGCATGCTGACAAGGAGCGCTGTTGGACAAAAGCTTACGAGCTATATTACTGTTCTGACTGGTCCAAAAGAAGAACTCGATGTCGATGGTCCTGAAGAATTCCACCTGGTTGTAGTGGACAATGGCCGCTCTTCGATTTTAGGAGGGGAGTTTCACTCCATTCTCCAATGTATTCGCTGTGCTGCATGTGTAAATGTTTGTCCCGTATACAGGCATGTTGGCGGTCATTCCTACGGATCCATTTATTCAGGCCCGATTGGAGCGGTCCTGTCACCCCTTTTAGGCGGCTATGATGATTATAAGGAATTGCCTTATGCTTCAACACTTTGCGGAGCATGTACGGAAGCCTGTCCGGTCAAAATCCCTCTTCATGAACTTCTTCATAAACATCGGCAGGTAATTGTCGAAAAAGAAGGAAGGGCTCCCGTATCGGAAAAGATGACCATGAAGGCTTTTGGGCTGGGGGCAGCTTCACCGTCCCTTTATAAGCTGGGGTCAAAGCTGGCACCGGCAGCCATGAATCCATTTACCACAGGCGGCAGAATTACAAAGGGACCAGGCCCATTAAAGGCCTGGACAGAAATCAGGGATTTTCCAGCTCCTACTAAAGAAAGATTTCGCGATTGGTTCAAAAACCGGCAAAAAGGAGGCGGACAGCAGTGA